The Streptomyces sp. NBC_00483 genome contains the following window.
GCCCCGGCCGCGGCCCTGTTCACCGCCGACAGCACCGCCCGTACGGAAGCGGCCAGCACCGACGTGTCACGGCCCGCGCCCCACACCGGCACCCCGCCGACCCGGCAGTGCGCGAACGCGACGGTCTCGGCCTCCCGCCCCGCCGTCAGCGCGTGCTGGGTGTAGTCCAGGACGTCCACGTCCCGGCCGGCCGCCGCGAGCGCGTCCGCGAAGGCCGCCAGCGGGCCGTTGCCCTTGCCCTCCAACTCCCGTGCCTCACCGTCGACTTCGAGCGTGCACGTGAAGCGGTGCACGGCGCCGTCCTGCCGCGCCGACCAGCCGTCGGCGAGCGCCACGGGCCCGGTGACGTCCAGATAGGCCGCACGGAACAGGGCGTACAGCTCGTCGGGCTCCGCCTCGCGGCCGCTGTCGTCCGTGGCCTCCTGCACGATCCGCGCGTACTCGGGCCGCAGCGCCCGCGGCAGGTCGACGCCGTGGTGCTCCTTCAGCAGATACGCCATCCCGCCCTTGCCCGACTGCGAGTTGACGCGGATCACGGCCTCGTACGTACGCCCCACATCGGCCGGGTCGATCGGCAGATACGGCACGTTCCACGGCTCGTCCGGGTGCGCGGCGCGGTGCGCGAAGCCCTTGGAGATGGCGTCCTGGTGGGTGCCGGAGAAGGCCGTGTAGACGAGCTCGCCGCCGTACGGGTGCCGGGGGTGCACCGGCAGCCGGTTGCAGAACTCGACCGTCTCGCGCACCGCGTCGATGTCCGAGAAGTCGATCATCGGGTCGACGCCCTGCGCGTACAGGTTCATGGCGAGGGTGACGAGATCGACGTTCCCCGTCCGCTCGCCGTTGCCGAACAGGCAGCCCTCCACCCGCTGCGCCCCTGCCAGGACCGCGAGTTCGGCGCAGGCGACGCCGGTGCCGCGGTCGTTGTGCGGGTGCACGGAGAGGATGACGGACTCGCGGCGGGCGAGGTTCCGGTGCATGTACTCGATCTGGTCGGCGTACACGTTCGGCGTCGAGATCTCGACGGTCGTCGGCAGATTGTGGGTCACCGGGCGCTCGGAGCTCGCGTCCCACAGCTCGGTCAGCCCGTTGCACACCTCAAGGGCGAAGTCCGGCTCGGTGACGTTGAAGGTCTCCGGGGCGAACTGGAAGCGGATGTGCGCGTCCGGTCGGGCGTCGGCGAGGCGGGCCATGTGCGCGGCGGCCTCGCGGACGGTGCGCTGGATCTCGGCCCGCGTCATGCCGAGCACGACGTCGCGCCACGTGGGGGAGGTGGGGATGTAGAGGTGCACCACGGCGCGCGGCAGCCCCTCGATCGAGGCGAAGGTCCGCTCGATCAGATCCGGCTTGGCGGGCGTGAACACGACGGGGGTGACGTCATCGGGCACGGCGCCCGCCGCGACCTGCTCGGCCAGGTGACGTACGAAGTCGAAGTCCGTCCGGCTCGCCGACGGATAGCCGACCTCGATCTCCTTGAAGCCCATCCCCACCAGCAGATCGAAGAAGCGGCGCTTGCGGGCGGTGTCCATCGGCTCGGCGAGCGCCTGATTGCCGTCGCGCAGATCGACGGGCACCCACAGCGGCGCCTCTGTGAGCCGCTTCGACGGCCAACTCCGGTCAATCGCAGGGATGTTGACGCGCTCGTGGTCGGGCCGGTAGCGGTGATACGGCATCGGGCCCGGGGTCTGTGGATTCCAGCGGTACATGGTGGCTGAGGCCTTCCTCGGCTCGGTCGTGCGGGGGTGACCGGCAGCACGGCACCCCGCGGCGGGGTGCCGGTCGCGTCAGGCCCCGCCGCGGCAGCCGAGAAGAAGGAGTCCGCGGAACATGCCCGCTAGACTAGCCACACCTCAGGTCCTCAGACAAGTACTCCTCAGACAAGTTGGTGATCCCGTGTCGTCGCCGACCGGCCCCCTCCGTCCCAGCCCGCTCGTCGAACAAGCCGCGGAGCGCCTGCGCGCCCAGATCGCCGACGGCGCCTGGCCCCTCGGCACCCGCCTGCCCGGCGAGACCACACTGGCCAAGGACCTCGGCGTCGGCCGCTCCACGGTCCGCGAGGCCCTGCGCGCGCTCACGGGCCAGGGGATGCTGCGGCCGAAGCAGGGCGCGGGCGTCTTCGTCACGGCACTGCGCCCGGTCGAGGACTGGCCGACCCGGCTGCGCCGCGCGGCGGTCGCCGACGTCTACGAAGTCCGTACGCTCCTAGAGATCCAGGCCGCACGCCTCGCCGCCGAGCGCCGCACGGACGAGGACATCGCCGCGATGCGGGCCGCGCTCGACGCACGCAGGGATGCGGCCGGCGGCCCCGGTGGCGCGTTCGTCGACGCCGACATCGCGCTGCACGCCACCGTTGTCGCGGCCGCCCGCAACCCGGTCCTCACCGACCTCTTCGCCGAGTTCGCCCCGGCGCTGCGTGAGGCCCTGGTCGACCTCCTCGCGCTGGTCGACGTACAGCAGGCG
Protein-coding sequences here:
- the leuA gene encoding 2-isopropylmalate synthase — its product is MYRWNPQTPGPMPYHRYRPDHERVNIPAIDRSWPSKRLTEAPLWVPVDLRDGNQALAEPMDTARKRRFFDLLVGMGFKEIEVGYPSASRTDFDFVRHLAEQVAAGAVPDDVTPVVFTPAKPDLIERTFASIEGLPRAVVHLYIPTSPTWRDVVLGMTRAEIQRTVREAAAHMARLADARPDAHIRFQFAPETFNVTEPDFALEVCNGLTELWDASSERPVTHNLPTTVEISTPNVYADQIEYMHRNLARRESVILSVHPHNDRGTGVACAELAVLAGAQRVEGCLFGNGERTGNVDLVTLAMNLYAQGVDPMIDFSDIDAVRETVEFCNRLPVHPRHPYGGELVYTAFSGTHQDAISKGFAHRAAHPDEPWNVPYLPIDPADVGRTYEAVIRVNSQSGKGGMAYLLKEHHGVDLPRALRPEYARIVQEATDDSGREAEPDELYALFRAAYLDVTGPVALADGWSARQDGAVHRFTCTLEVDGEARELEGKGNGPLAAFADALAAAGRDVDVLDYTQHALTAGREAETVAFAHCRVGGVPVWGAGRDTSVLAASVRAVLSAVNRAAAGA
- a CDS encoding FadR/GntR family transcriptional regulator, yielding MSSPTGPLRPSPLVEQAAERLRAQIADGAWPLGTRLPGETTLAKDLGVGRSTVREALRALTGQGMLRPKQGAGVFVTALRPVEDWPTRLRRAAVADVYEVRTLLEIQAARLAAERRTDEDIAAMRAALDARRDAAGGPGGAFVDADIALHATVVAAARNPVLTDLFAEFAPALREALVDLLALVDVQQAEQDHGDAAHADLVEAVAAGDAEAAGRAARDELTVMQGKLASREAE